From the Fibrobacter sp. UWB11 genome, one window contains:
- a CDS encoding thioesterase family protein → MENNFSFKTRIQVRYAETDAMGVVHHATYPIWFEQARVDFFRAVGAPYDEVEREGFASPVLELNVQYKRPCRFGDFVDVETKLVHDGRCKYKFLYQVTLNGELCTTGYSVHVFTKGGVPTRDKPECIKKVEDKIFSD, encoded by the coding sequence ATGGAAAATAATTTTTCTTTCAAAACCCGCATTCAAGTCCGCTACGCAGAAACTGACGCCATGGGCGTCGTACACCACGCCACCTACCCCATCTGGTTTGAACAGGCCCGTGTTGACTTTTTCCGCGCTGTAGGCGCCCCCTACGACGAAGTGGAACGCGAAGGGTTTGCAAGCCCAGTCCTCGAATTGAACGTGCAGTACAAGCGCCCGTGCCGTTTTGGCGATTTTGTCGATGTCGAAACAAAGCTCGTGCACGACGGACGCTGCAAATACAAGTTCCTTTATCAAGTCACCTTGAACGGCGAACTTTGCACCACAGGCTACTCCGTACACGTATTCACGAAAGGCGGAGTCCCGACACGCGACAAGCCCGAATGTATCAAGAAAGTCGAAGACAAAATCTTTAGCGACTAA
- a CDS encoding replication-associated recombination protein A: MDAPLAERLRPQNLDEFLGQNKILGQQSLLRKSLENDSIPSMIFWGPPGCGKTSLAHVIKQHTKKRFVALSAVASGVKEVKEVLADARQMKHAFMDTILFIDEIHRFNKGQQDALLGAVEDGTVTLIGATTENPGFEVNGALLSRCQLILFAPLSKEDLRTLIFSALRDHPRGLQLKDVEVEDAVVDKLIAQSEGDARFLLNQLEWIGKNLGDNKKIDEKLLEEFQYKKPLRYDKSGEEHYNLISALHKSVRGSDPDAALYWMHRMLQGGEDPRFILRRLMRMSMEDVGLADPNALLLATSAREAYDFMGIPEGLIALDELAVYLALAPKSNSLELAGMKADAIVKQTGTLPVPRAYRNSVTRVGKQLGYGNGYEYDHDSPGGYSAQEHLPTQLVGTTIYEPKPYGREKALGERLAQLKQLKKERNEREGK; this comes from the coding sequence ATGGACGCCCCCTTAGCAGAACGCCTCCGCCCGCAAAACTTGGACGAGTTTCTTGGCCAGAACAAGATTCTCGGCCAGCAGAGCTTGTTACGCAAGAGTCTCGAAAACGACTCGATCCCCAGCATGATTTTCTGGGGCCCTCCGGGTTGCGGAAAGACTAGCCTCGCACACGTCATCAAGCAACACACCAAGAAGCGTTTTGTTGCGCTTTCGGCAGTTGCAAGCGGAGTGAAAGAGGTCAAGGAAGTTCTCGCAGATGCTCGCCAGATGAAGCACGCGTTCATGGACACGATTCTCTTCATCGACGAAATCCACCGCTTCAACAAGGGGCAGCAAGACGCATTGCTCGGAGCTGTGGAAGATGGCACGGTGACGCTCATCGGTGCGACCACGGAAAACCCGGGTTTCGAAGTGAACGGAGCTTTGCTCAGCCGCTGCCAGCTGATTTTGTTCGCACCGCTCAGCAAAGAAGACTTGCGCACTTTAATTTTTAGCGCATTGCGGGACCATCCTCGCGGCCTCCAGCTCAAAGATGTAGAAGTCGAAGACGCCGTTGTCGACAAGCTCATTGCACAGTCCGAAGGCGATGCAAGATTTTTGCTGAACCAATTGGAATGGATTGGCAAGAACCTCGGTGACAACAAGAAAATCGACGAAAAGTTGCTCGAGGAATTCCAGTACAAGAAGCCGTTGCGCTACGACAAAAGCGGCGAAGAGCATTACAACCTGATTTCGGCATTGCACAAGTCCGTGCGCGGTTCCGACCCGGATGCGGCACTTTACTGGATGCACCGTATGCTGCAAGGCGGCGAAGACCCGCGATTCATTTTGCGCCGCCTGATGCGCATGAGCATGGAAGATGTGGGACTTGCAGACCCGAACGCGCTCTTGCTTGCAACAAGCGCCCGCGAAGCGTACGATTTTATGGGGATTCCGGAAGGCTTGATAGCACTCGACGAGCTCGCCGTTTATTTGGCGCTTGCACCCAAGAGCAACAGCCTCGAACTTGCCGGCATGAAGGCCGACGCCATCGTGAAGCAAACGGGAACGCTCCCCGTGCCACGCGCGTACCGCAATTCCGTGACCCGCGTCGGGAAGCAACTCGGCTACGGGAACGGCTACGAATACGACCACGACAGTCCGGGCGGCTACTCCGCGCAGGAACACCTGCCCACGCAACTTGTCGGTACAACGATTTACGAACCCAAGCCCTACGGGCGCGAAAAGGCACTCGGCGAACGCCTCGCGCAGTTGAAGCAACTTAAAAAGGAACGCAACGAGCGCGAAGGGAAGTAG
- a CDS encoding DUF4153 domain-containing protein: MDLTAIKKYPSQISTAFKRFPLAAAFAIFATIAFIYVYESGHSPTEYKFSHWLMIYPIAASMIALSVSLVQESRKKFSFLPHIIAGALWLAISIALVLYFPKNSNDIGRTYVGMTYSFIYTTAFLSIFVAPFFKQKDENGFWVFLMKNAKAAVVATAISVVLLIAIDGLLFGFFNLFDIKVSARPFVYSAIISSCTIFPILFFSGIPSIDESLQETPALNKFQTSTNKFIFLPVVSLYILLLYAYIAKIIIQWEMPKGMVSYLVSASMLLMLLRVTLMLPERINPKQSFESKLLKILPAACIPLVILMSVGIIRRISDYGISEDRYYIAAINIFYYAIIAILLIDKIKCKSRFIVIVFCSMFLIATNGPLSAINVTHRIWMGSIKDALAEEGYNKFPLSKEETVEFARRVQDKSDHKTNIATSRLEILNSRHDKELAQNIPNGEPLILISRKSSTTEEVNEFLISAYINNSKNSYFEIPKNATQVNHFYKTFNKEDYKFQSDTLFFQFKPKKLDKTFHFFVTKLALEQKSVRFLETEGAKIGVENLDLTLYKKEEKVKHNYFSIRGILFLE; encoded by the coding sequence ATGGACTTAACAGCAATCAAGAAATACCCGAGCCAAATCTCGACGGCATTCAAGCGGTTTCCGCTCGCAGCGGCGTTTGCCATTTTCGCGACAATCGCATTCATCTACGTTTATGAAAGCGGTCACTCACCAACGGAATATAAATTTTCTCACTGGCTAATGATCTACCCGATTGCAGCTTCAATGATAGCACTTTCGGTTTCGCTCGTCCAGGAATCCCGAAAAAAATTCAGCTTCCTCCCCCATATCATCGCCGGAGCCCTTTGGCTTGCCATTTCCATCGCTCTCGTTCTTTACTTTCCGAAAAACTCTAACGATATCGGACGGACGTATGTCGGAATGACATATTCGTTTATCTACACAACCGCGTTCTTGAGCATTTTCGTAGCACCATTCTTCAAACAAAAAGACGAAAACGGATTCTGGGTATTCTTAATGAAGAATGCCAAAGCCGCTGTCGTCGCTACCGCCATTTCCGTAGTTCTGCTCATCGCTATTGACGGCCTCCTATTCGGATTCTTCAACCTATTCGACATTAAAGTGTCTGCAAGACCTTTCGTTTATTCGGCGATTATCAGTTCATGCACCATATTCCCCATCTTGTTCTTCTCCGGCATCCCTTCCATTGACGAGAGCCTGCAAGAAACACCCGCTTTGAACAAATTCCAGACTAGCACGAACAAGTTTATCTTTTTACCTGTCGTCTCACTCTATATTTTACTTCTTTACGCCTACATTGCAAAAATCATCATCCAATGGGAAATGCCCAAAGGAATGGTCTCCTATCTCGTTTCGGCATCCATGTTGCTCATGCTTCTGCGAGTCACTCTGATGCTCCCCGAACGCATCAATCCCAAGCAATCCTTTGAGAGCAAGCTCCTGAAAATTCTCCCCGCCGCCTGCATCCCCCTCGTCATCTTGATGTCCGTCGGCATTATACGCAGAATCTCCGATTACGGGATTTCAGAAGACCGCTATTACATTGCTGCCATCAACATCTTCTACTATGCCATTATCGCCATTTTGCTCATTGACAAAATCAAGTGCAAATCGAGATTCATCGTCATCGTCTTCTGCAGCATGTTCCTCATCGCCACAAACGGCCCGCTGAGCGCTATCAATGTCACGCACCGCATTTGGATGGGAAGCATCAAGGACGCTCTCGCCGAAGAAGGCTATAACAAGTTTCCGCTAAGCAAGGAAGAAACTGTAGAATTCGCAAGACGCGTCCAGGACAAGAGTGACCACAAAACAAACATCGCCACTTCACGATTGGAAATTCTCAATTCCAGACACGACAAAGAACTCGCACAGAACATTCCCAATGGAGAGCCTCTCATCCTGATTTCCAGAAAATCTTCAACAACAGAAGAAGTCAACGAGTTCCTTATCAGCGCCTATATAAACAATTCCAAAAACAGCTACTTTGAGATTCCTAAAAACGCAACCCAAGTAAACCACTTTTACAAGACCTTCAATAAAGAAGATTACAAATTCCAGAGCGACACGCTATTTTTCCAATTCAAACCTAAAAAGCTAGACAAGACCTTCCACTTCTTTGTCACGAAGCTGGCACTGGAGCAAAAAAGCGTGCGATTCCTCGAAACCGAAGGTGCCAAAATCGGCGTCGAAAATTTGGACTTGACTTTATACAAGAAAGAAGAAAAAGTCAAGCACAATTACTTTAGTATCCGTGGTATCCTTTTCCTGGAGTAA
- a CDS encoding DUF4153 domain-containing protein, with protein MVLAAIKKYPSQITSAFKRFPTASAFTFLIFITLVIETNLFSLFDKVFGDNAIKFFTWLAIYPIAALIISLTTSLVQESRKSTDWRPQAIASGSWFVLSLTLVFALFDKSGDYLIYFGSAITLVYIIASLGFFFAPFWKERNENGVWNFLQKSFKAAVVAILVSAILLGAIEGFVFGFEQLFDADFDSDFTYLNIFYFCASVVAPILFFTKIPSIEECLDESPTLSKFASSTIRFLFIPVITIGTLLFYAYILKFIALWNMPGETPSYFVISFMIYMLVLVTVMYPVRLTAEQTFEKRFIKIIPAACLPLVILMSIDIDNSISAFGIDTEYIYAIALNIYFYAIIAILLIEKISRKMRYIAIVFCAMFFILTQPPFSASNINDLIWESRIENALAAQGYSKFPLSEEDTKNFIFKLKESKDPESQRTLARLISLEESNNIFVITHFSTSKMSLSDLKRLHREAFEKSNCCDKDSTKKFESFEADIRHPKNEGVDIPKGAKEAINLDLDFNRDDFKFEGDTLVFWLSLFDNDSTKTGKGNTANKTSKADSTKSDKDANEKDSKYKTYTFRITKQELMQDTLKTIVNDRVTLSINKLHAEQWSEKGRSLRIEGILFIK; from the coding sequence ATGGTCTTAGCCGCAATCAAGAAATACCCGAGCCAAATCACGAGCGCGTTCAAACGTTTTCCAACCGCATCGGCGTTTACGTTTCTCATATTCATCACGCTCGTCATCGAAACGAACTTGTTTTCGCTATTTGACAAGGTCTTTGGCGATAACGCCATCAAGTTCTTTACATGGCTTGCCATCTACCCCATCGCCGCTTTAATCATCTCCCTCACGACATCGCTCGTGCAGGAATCCCGGAAAAGCACGGACTGGCGGCCCCAAGCCATCGCGAGCGGCTCATGGTTCGTACTTTCCTTAACGCTAGTATTTGCACTATTCGACAAAAGCGGCGATTACCTCATCTATTTCGGAAGCGCAATCACCCTCGTCTATATAATTGCATCCTTGGGATTTTTCTTTGCGCCATTCTGGAAGGAACGTAATGAAAACGGAGTTTGGAACTTTCTACAGAAGAGCTTCAAGGCGGCTGTCGTCGCCATACTCGTCTCGGCCATTTTGCTCGGCGCTATCGAAGGTTTTGTCTTTGGTTTCGAACAACTGTTCGATGCCGACTTTGACAGCGACTTCACCTATCTCAACATATTCTATTTCTGCGCAAGCGTAGTCGCTCCCATACTTTTCTTCACCAAAATCCCCTCCATCGAAGAATGTCTTGACGAATCCCCCACCTTGAGCAAGTTCGCATCGAGTACCATCCGCTTCTTGTTCATCCCGGTCATCACCATCGGCACACTCCTCTTCTACGCTTACATTCTCAAGTTTATCGCCTTATGGAACATGCCAGGCGAAACACCCTCTTACTTTGTCATTAGTTTCATGATTTACATGCTCGTGCTCGTGACCGTCATGTACCCAGTCCGTCTCACCGCCGAACAGACCTTTGAAAAACGCTTCATCAAAATAATCCCTGCCGCTTGCCTCCCCCTTGTCATCTTGATGTCCATCGACATCGACAACTCCATAAGCGCATTCGGCATCGACACAGAATATATCTACGCCATCGCACTCAACATTTATTTTTACGCCATCATCGCCATATTGCTCATCGAAAAAATCAGCCGCAAGATGCGATACATCGCCATCGTTTTCTGCGCCATGTTCTTTATCCTCACGCAACCACCGTTTAGCGCATCCAACATAAATGACCTCATCTGGGAAAGCCGTATCGAGAACGCGCTTGCCGCACAAGGCTACAGCAAGTTCCCGCTGAGCGAAGAAGACACCAAGAATTTTATTTTCAAGCTCAAGGAAAGCAAAGACCCCGAATCGCAAAGGACGCTTGCACGATTGATTTCGCTCGAAGAATCGAACAACATATTTGTCATCACGCATTTTTCCACAAGCAAAATGTCCCTGAGCGACCTCAAACGTTTGCACCGTGAAGCATTCGAAAAGAGCAATTGCTGCGACAAAGACTCCACAAAAAAATTTGAATCTTTCGAAGCCGACATAAGACACCCCAAGAACGAAGGCGTCGATATTCCCAAGGGAGCAAAGGAAGCCATCAACCTCGACCTCGATTTCAATAGGGACGATTTCAAGTTCGAAGGCGACACCCTCGTCTTCTGGCTATCGCTATTCGATAACGACTCCACCAAAACAGGGAAAGGCAACACAGCAAACAAAACAAGCAAGGCGGATTCCACAAAATCCGATAAAGATGCCAACGAGAAAGATTCAAAGTACAAGACTTACACTTTCAGAATCACTAAGCAAGAACTGATGCAGGACACGCTAAAAACCATCGTAAACGACAGGGTCACGCTCAGCATCAACAAACTGCACGCTGAACAATGGTCCGAAAAAGGGCGTTCGCTCCGCATCGAAGGGATACTGTTTATAAAGTAG
- a CDS encoding DUF4153 domain-containing protein, whose amino-acid sequence MQKILKEYPSLILNAFKRFPVASAFAIVTSFALIFSLDFINGKNPWLQFWFMVYPVVAMFISLTTSLIQEYKKNNSDKPQRITGIAWLVISVALLPIISIFASDGFAHGKSFIASALALYITAFMGPFVIPFFKQKNDNAFWIFLHKNMVALCTAVVVTIFLTIAIEILIVFFVMLLGINTYDLNVYAFIFCIATVLPILYFTNIPTIDECIEKTPLESEFATSKFRFLFTPIFTLSILLFYIYIVKFIVQWELPHGMISYLVSVSMFFMIATITEMYPAHLKTTATIEKKLLKIFPIFCIPLVVLMSISILRRISDYGISENRIYVIVLNIYFYIVIAILLIDKIKCKSRYLACILGIGFLILTIGPLSASNITYHVWSNGIKTAIEKEGFSNLPLSKEETKIFLTALQKKDDHKSALTLSRISFFEQYSTKNLGKFFFTDDVLDFDKIRDEAKGKVRPKSPTTLHSVNIYGHVDDIFEIPKNTSKVIPLNMHFDKDDFKVQNDSLFFQVKVKRLDKTFQFAEPITDNPTSFSTNGAILIIKQFFLLVRDTNGEISSDFTLKGFLFME is encoded by the coding sequence ATGCAGAAAATACTAAAAGAATACCCAAGCCTCATTCTGAACGCATTCAAGCGGTTCCCGGTTGCGTCAGCATTTGCGATTGTCACATCCTTCGCACTTATCTTTAGCCTTGACTTCATCAATGGCAAGAATCCTTGGCTTCAGTTCTGGTTCATGGTTTATCCCGTCGTGGCGATGTTCATCTCGCTCACGACATCGCTCATCCAGGAATACAAGAAAAATAATAGTGATAAACCCCAGAGAATTACAGGCATCGCATGGCTAGTTATTTCAGTTGCACTATTGCCTATTATAAGCATATTTGCTAGCGACGGTTTCGCTCATGGGAAAAGTTTCATAGCATCAGCCCTTGCCCTATACATTACCGCATTCATGGGTCCATTCGTTATTCCATTTTTTAAACAAAAGAACGACAACGCTTTCTGGATATTCCTACACAAGAACATGGTGGCGTTATGTACCGCCGTGGTTGTCACCATTTTCTTGACTATCGCTATAGAAATCCTAATTGTCTTTTTTGTCATGCTACTCGGCATCAATACCTATGACCTAAATGTTTATGCATTCATCTTCTGCATAGCCACCGTATTGCCCATACTGTATTTTACCAATATTCCCACAATTGACGAATGCATAGAAAAGACACCCTTGGAAAGCGAATTTGCAACAAGCAAATTCAGATTCCTGTTCACACCGATTTTCACACTTTCCATCCTCCTCTTTTACATCTACATCGTCAAGTTCATCGTCCAATGGGAATTGCCCCACGGAATGATATCATACCTAGTTTCAGTATCCATGTTTTTCATGATCGCGACCATCACAGAAATGTACCCGGCGCATTTAAAAACAACCGCAACAATCGAAAAAAAGCTATTAAAAATATTCCCCATATTCTGCATACCCCTTGTGGTACTAATGTCCATCAGCATTCTCCGCAGAATCTCCGACTATGGGATTTCAGAAAACCGCATTTATGTGATCGTTCTCAATATTTACTTTTATATTGTTATCGCAATTCTTCTCATAGATAAGATAAAGTGCAAGTCCAGGTATCTCGCTTGCATTCTTGGCATCGGTTTCCTGATTCTCACTATAGGACCGCTAAGCGCATCGAATATTACATACCACGTCTGGTCCAACGGTATAAAAACCGCCATTGAAAAAGAAGGTTTCAGCAATCTGCCGTTGAGCAAAGAGGAAACAAAGATATTTCTCACGGCACTCCAGAAAAAAGACGACCACAAGTCCGCACTCACTCTATCACGCATTTCATTCTTCGAACAATATTCAACCAAAAATCTAGGGAAGTTTTTCTTTACAGATGATGTATTGGATTTCGACAAAATACGTGACGAAGCCAAAGGCAAGGTAAGACCAAAATCCCCGACTACACTACATAGCGTAAACATCTACGGACATGTTGACGACATTTTCGAAATACCGAAGAATACAAGCAAGGTTATCCCGCTAAACATGCATTTTGACAAAGATGATTTCAAGGTGCAAAACGATTCTCTCTTTTTCCAAGTAAAGGTAAAAAGACTCGACAAAACTTTTCAATTCGCCGAACCAATCACGGACAATCCCACATCCTTCAGCACCAATGGCGCGATACTCATTATTAAACAATTTTTTCTGCTCGTACGGGATACCAATGGTGAAATCTCCTCAGATTTTACGCTCAAAGGTTTCCTATTCATGGAATAG
- the ahcY gene encoding adenosylhomocysteinase, with product MEYKIKDINLAIEGRKELDLAETEMPGLMALRKEYAGKKPLAGARIMGSLHMTVQTAILIETLVDLGADVRWVSCNIFSTQDNAAAAVVVGKKGTVENPQGVPVFAWKGESLEDYWENTARALVWPDGKTPDLIVDDGGDATMLVTCGAEFEDAGKVPEFNPATDSEEWGVFLATCKKIFEKDPKQWTRAREALKGVSEETTTGVHRLYQMAQAGRLKFPAINVNDSVTKSKFDNLYGCRHSLIDGINRATDVMMAGKIAVVCGYGDVGKGCAQSLRGQGARVIITEIDPICALQAAMEGYEVKTLDEVVSYADIFVTTTGNTGIISAAQMEKMKNRAIVGNIGHFDNEIDMAGLKKIPGIKRNEIKPQYDEWIFADGHSILILAEGRLLNLGCATGHPSFVMSASFTNQTIAQIDLWLNAQGKQTVAGIKYESGVVYTLPKILDEKVARLHLEKLGVHLTRLTQAQADYIGVPVEGPYKADHYRY from the coding sequence ATGGAATACAAAATTAAAGATATCAACCTTGCTATTGAAGGCCGCAAGGAACTCGATTTGGCCGAAACTGAAATGCCGGGCCTGATGGCTCTCCGCAAGGAATATGCTGGCAAGAAACCGCTCGCTGGCGCCCGCATCATGGGAAGCCTCCACATGACCGTGCAGACCGCTATCCTCATCGAAACGCTCGTGGATCTCGGCGCCGACGTGCGCTGGGTGAGCTGCAACATCTTCAGTACGCAGGACAACGCCGCCGCCGCCGTGGTGGTGGGCAAGAAGGGTACTGTGGAAAATCCGCAGGGCGTGCCTGTGTTCGCCTGGAAGGGTGAATCCTTGGAAGACTACTGGGAAAACACCGCCCGCGCCCTCGTGTGGCCCGACGGCAAGACCCCTGATCTGATCGTGGACGACGGTGGCGACGCTACCATGCTCGTGACCTGCGGTGCCGAATTCGAAGACGCGGGCAAGGTGCCTGAATTCAACCCGGCCACCGACAGCGAAGAATGGGGCGTGTTCCTCGCCACCTGCAAGAAGATTTTCGAAAAGGATCCGAAGCAGTGGACCCGCGCTCGCGAAGCTTTGAAGGGCGTTTCCGAAGAAACTACGACCGGCGTGCATCGCCTTTACCAGATGGCCCAGGCTGGCCGCCTGAAGTTCCCGGCCATCAACGTGAACGATTCCGTGACCAAGTCCAAGTTCGACAACCTCTACGGCTGCCGCCACTCCCTCATCGATGGTATCAACCGCGCCACTGACGTGATGATGGCTGGTAAGATCGCAGTCGTCTGCGGCTACGGCGACGTGGGTAAGGGCTGCGCCCAGTCCCTCCGCGGTCAGGGCGCCCGCGTGATCATCACCGAAATCGACCCGATTTGCGCTCTGCAGGCCGCTATGGAAGGCTACGAAGTCAAGACCCTCGACGAAGTCGTTAGCTACGCCGACATCTTCGTGACCACCACCGGTAACACCGGCATCATCAGCGCCGCTCAGATGGAAAAGATGAAGAACCGCGCTATCGTGGGTAACATCGGTCACTTCGACAACGAAATCGATATGGCCGGTCTCAAAAAGATTCCGGGCATCAAGCGCAACGAAATCAAGCCGCAGTACGACGAATGGATTTTCGCCGATGGTCACAGCATCCTTATCCTCGCTGAAGGCCGCCTGCTGAACCTCGGCTGCGCTACTGGTCACCCGAGCTTCGTGATGAGCGCAAGCTTCACGAACCAGACCATCGCTCAGATCGACCTCTGGCTCAACGCTCAGGGCAAGCAGACAGTCGCTGGTATCAAGTACGAAAGCGGCGTCGTGTACACGCTCCCGAAGATTCTCGACGAAAAGGTCGCACGCCTCCACCTCGAAAAACTCGGCGTTCACCTCACCCGCCTCACGCAGGCTCAGGCCGACTATATCGGCGTGCCGGTCGAAGGCCCGTACAAGGCTGATCACTACAGATACTAG
- a CDS encoding TonB family protein, protein MSKFACNENGLSKKSRLLFALAVVVSLCFGYGHCWEQDLMLNVNVRDDYLVVGALGWFPIPSVYYKVLDYPYAHRYAAIEKDFEEDPGRLLWAVYYPFPRYMYSALVATPDSVYVDGKGDFLSMEGEGDLGVIPPRDLKLPAEGDSLATLSPNSMRRIWRGDAAIAPLSAFDVIVSTLIRVREAYADRWDADRITLCIDGSFFRQNRFHELTPLITALKEIGFKYVWVDVYELDEAFRISAMEWAHQEIYRLSGLERPKINPSGDLRLVETRPSIMEETVRKKISKKFSDKFFTESAGRMKDYKAKAFGWVEFLWTKDVKVRGSRSAEDVAETMRQRSPGLEHIYNKFLKKKPRFKGRVVLRFEIAPSGEVARPTVAYSSTGYEEFDNAIRDYVGQMTFGEVESGNAKVTIPLTFGFSIL, encoded by the coding sequence ATGAGTAAATTTGCTTGTAACGAAAACGGATTGAGCAAAAAGAGTCGGCTCCTCTTTGCCCTTGCGGTTGTGGTGTCGCTTTGCTTTGGCTATGGCCACTGCTGGGAGCAGGACCTGATGCTTAACGTCAACGTGCGCGATGACTATCTTGTTGTCGGTGCCCTTGGCTGGTTTCCTATCCCGAGTGTGTATTATAAGGTTCTTGATTATCCGTACGCACATCGCTATGCGGCAATCGAGAAGGATTTCGAAGAGGATCCGGGGCGTCTCCTTTGGGCGGTCTATTATCCGTTCCCCCGTTATATGTATTCGGCACTGGTCGCGACGCCGGATAGCGTCTATGTTGATGGCAAAGGCGATTTTCTCAGCATGGAGGGGGAGGGTGACTTGGGCGTGATTCCGCCGAGGGATTTGAAATTGCCTGCCGAAGGGGATTCGCTTGCTACGCTTTCCCCGAATTCTATGCGAAGGATATGGCGGGGAGATGCCGCTATCGCTCCGCTTTCTGCGTTTGATGTTATTGTCAGCACATTGATTCGTGTTCGCGAGGCGTATGCTGACAGGTGGGACGCTGACAGGATTACTTTATGCATCGATGGCAGTTTCTTTAGGCAGAATAGGTTCCATGAATTGACCCCCTTGATAACTGCGTTGAAGGAAATAGGATTCAAGTACGTCTGGGTCGATGTTTATGAACTGGATGAAGCTTTTCGCATTAGTGCAATGGAATGGGCCCATCAAGAAATTTACCGGTTGTCCGGTTTAGAGCGTCCAAAGATTAATCCTAGCGGTGATTTAAGGCTTGTTGAGACACGCCCGAGTATAATGGAGGAGACTGTCAGGAAGAAAATTTCGAAAAAATTTAGCGATAAGTTTTTTACGGAGTCGGCTGGCAGGATGAAGGACTATAAAGCTAAGGCTTTCGGCTGGGTCGAGTTTCTGTGGACAAAAGATGTTAAGGTGCGCGGTTCACGTTCCGCCGAAGATGTTGCGGAAACCATGCGCCAGCGGTCGCCAGGATTGGAACACATTTACAACAAGTTCTTGAAGAAGAAACCCAGATTCAAAGGCCGCGTTGTCTTGAGATTTGAGATTGCCCCGAGCGGTGAAGTTGCCCGTCCAACCGTCGCTTATTCCTCGACCGGCTACGAGGAATTCGATAATGCGATCAGGGACTATGTTGGCCAGATGACGTTTGGCGAGGTGGAGTCCGGGAACGCGAAGGTGACGATTCCGCTTACGTTCGGATTTTCCATTCTATAG
- a CDS encoding adenine phosphoribosyltransferase, with the protein MMKIEDYIISVPDFPKKGVLFRDITGILGNADALKLTLDSLYERLEKVEFDVVAGLEARGFFFGVSIAEHFHKPFVPVRKKGKLPRETVGITYDLEYGTACIEIHKDAVKPGERVVIIDDLLATGGTAQAAIHLIEKVGGKVECCAFIIELTDLKGRDVLSGYRVESLTQFSGH; encoded by the coding sequence ATCATGAAAATTGAAGACTATATTATTTCTGTTCCTGATTTTCCAAAGAAGGGTGTTCTTTTCCGCGATATTACTGGAATTTTGGGAAATGCCGATGCGCTCAAGTTGACACTCGATAGCCTTTACGAAAGGCTCGAAAAGGTTGAGTTTGATGTTGTTGCTGGGCTTGAAGCGCGTGGCTTTTTTTTCGGCGTTTCAATAGCAGAACATTTCCACAAACCGTTTGTGCCTGTGCGCAAAAAAGGGAAACTCCCGCGTGAAACTGTTGGTATCACGTACGATTTGGAATACGGTACGGCTTGCATTGAAATTCACAAAGATGCCGTTAAGCCGGGTGAACGCGTTGTGATTATCGATGACTTGCTTGCTACTGGCGGCACCGCGCAGGCTGCGATACATCTTATCGAAAAAGTGGGCGGCAAAGTGGAGTGTTGTGCTTTTATTATAGAACTTACCGATCTTAAAGGACGTGATGTTCTTTCGGGATATCGCGTAGAATCGTTGACTCAGTTCTCGGGTCATTGA
- a CDS encoding cupin domain-containing protein — MEKELFEKFNNGELRLPCNTKAFKDIAWSKHPTFEGVELKHIITSKETGGTFSYHLVRIAPNKSIKNHIHETQLETHEIIAGSGVCINDGIKLHYVPGVISIMPAKVPHEVNAGDEGLYLFAKFIPALC; from the coding sequence ATGGAAAAAGAACTTTTTGAAAAATTCAACAACGGCGAACTCAGACTCCCCTGCAATACGAAAGCATTCAAGGATATCGCTTGGAGCAAGCACCCAACTTTTGAAGGCGTAGAACTTAAGCATATCATTACATCGAAAGAAACTGGCGGCACATTCAGCTATCACCTCGTACGCATTGCACCGAATAAAAGCATCAAGAATCACATTCACGAAACGCAACTCGAAACTCACGAAATCATCGCGGGGAGCGGCGTGTGCATAAATGACGGCATCAAACTCCATTACGTCCCAGGCGTGATTTCGATTATGCCAGCGAAAGTTCCGCACGAAGTAAATGCAGGCGACGAAGGACTTTATTTGTTCGCGAAGTTCATTCCCGCGCTATGTTAA